The Bubalus bubalis isolate 160015118507 breed Murrah chromosome 1, NDDB_SH_1, whole genome shotgun sequence genome includes a region encoding these proteins:
- the BRF2 gene encoding transcription factor IIIB 50 kDa subunit yields MSGRGRCPDCGSAELVEDSHYSQNQLVCSDCGCVVTEGVLTTTFSDEGNLREVTYSRSTGENEQVSRSQQRGLRRVRDLCRVLQLPPTFEDTALAYYQQAHQLAGIRTARLQKKEVLAGCCVLVTCRQRNWPLTMGTICTLLYADLDVFSGTYMQIVKLLGLDVPSLCLVDLVKTYCSSFKLFEASPSVPAKYVEDKEKMLSRTLQLVELADETWLVTGRHPLPVITAATFLAWQSLRPSDRLTCSLARFCKLANVDLPYPASSRLQELLAVLLRMAEQLAWLQVLKLDKRSVVKHIGDLLQHRHMLVRKAFRDGTAEMDAVEKELQGQGQGQGLGDEDVGSSSLELPAGKRPSSPALLLPPCMLKPPKRVCPTPPVSTVTGDEDISDSEIEQYLRTPQEVRDFQKAQAATQAAQSVPNPP; encoded by the exons ATGTCGGGTAGAGGCCGCTGTCCCGATTGCGGCTCCGCTGAGCTCGTGGAAGACTCGCACTATTCCCAGAACCAGCTGGTGTGCTCCGACTGCGGCTGCGTGGTCACCGAGGGCGTTCTTACGACCACCTTCAGTGACGAGGGCAACCTCCGAG AAGTAACATATTCTCGAAGCACCGGGGAAAACGAACAAGTTAGTCGAAGCCAGCAACGAG GTCTTCGTCGAGTGAGAGACCTCTGTCGAGTGCTGCAGCTGCCGCCAACATTTGAGGACACGGCACTTGCCTACTACCAACAGGCGCACCAGCTCGCTGGCATCCGCACGGCCAGGCTGCAGAAGAAGGAGGTGCTGGCTGGTTGCTGCGTCCTAGTCACCTGCCGGCAGCGTAACTGGCCCCTGACCATGGGGACCATCTGCACCCTGCTGTATGCAGATTTGGATGTGTTTTCTGGAACCTACATGCAGATAGTGAAGCTCCTGGGGCTGGATGTGCCATCTCTGTGCTTGGTGGACCTGGTGAAGACCTACTGTAGCAG CTTCAAGCTGTTTGAAGCCTCCCCATCTGTGCCAGCCAAGTACGTGGAAGACAAGGAGAAGATGCTGTCGCGAACACTGCAGTTGGTGGAGCTGGCCGATGAGACGTGGCTGGTGACCGGGCGGCACCCCTTACCCGTCATCACCGCCGCCACTTTCCTGGCGTGGCAGTCCCTGCGGCCTTCAGATCGGCTGACCTGTTCCCTTGCCCGATTTTGTAAATTGGCGAACGTGGACCTGCCCTACCCCGCTTCCTCCCGCCTGCAGGAGCTGCTGGCTGTGCTGCTGCGGATGGCTGAGCAGCTGGCCTGGTTGCAGGTTCTGAAGCTTGACAAACGGTCTGTGGTCAAGCACATCGGCGACCTCCTCCAGCACCGCCACATGCTGGTCCGCAAGGCCTTTCGGGATGGAACAGCCGAGATGGATGCTGTGGAGAAGGAACTGCAGGGCCAGGGGCAGGGGCAAGGACTGGGAGACGAGGATGTGGGGAGTAGCTCTTTAGAGCTGCCTGCGGGCAAGCGGCCCTCCAGCCCcgctctcctcctcccaccctgcaTGTTGAAGCCCCCAAAACGAGTCTGTCCCACCCCCCCTGTCTCCACGGTCACTGGAGACGAGGACATTTCTGATAGTGAAATCGAGCAGTATTTGCGTACCCCTCAGGAAGTTAGGGACTTCCAGAAGGCCCAGGCAGCTACACAAGCCGCCCAGAGTGTTCCGAACCCTCCCTGA